In Gemmatimonadota bacterium, a single window of DNA contains:
- a CDS encoding methionyl-tRNA formyltransferase, with the protein MRVVYMGTPAFAVPSLEALIGRPEHEVAGVVTGPDRPKGRGLKTAPSPVKETALRHGIPIWQPDKLRDPGFLDALRSLDAGLFVVVAFRILPDELLAIPPGGTINLHPSLLPRYRGAAPIQWAVMNGDEVTGVTTFLVERRVDTGDILCQETVPIGPEETAGELHDRLSRAGADLLLRTVDGVADGRITPRAQRGEASPAPRISREDGRLDWRLPARTIHNRIRGLNPIPMAFTTWRGQRLRIISSQPVRLEGEGGGPPGEIVSADERRGVTVQTGKGGLRLDRVQPEGRSRIEGAEFVRGYRPAAGDLLGGS; encoded by the coding sequence ATGCGCGTGGTCTACATGGGTACGCCCGCCTTCGCGGTGCCAAGTCTCGAGGCGCTGATCGGCCGGCCGGAACACGAGGTGGCCGGAGTTGTGACCGGGCCCGACCGGCCGAAGGGACGGGGATTGAAGACCGCGCCTTCACCGGTGAAGGAAACCGCCCTGCGGCACGGCATACCCATTTGGCAGCCGGACAAGCTGCGCGATCCAGGTTTCCTGGACGCCCTCAGGTCCCTGGACGCCGGCCTGTTCGTGGTCGTGGCCTTCCGCATCCTGCCCGACGAACTGCTGGCCATACCCCCGGGCGGCACGATCAACCTGCATCCTTCCCTCCTGCCCCGGTACCGCGGCGCGGCGCCCATCCAGTGGGCGGTGATGAACGGGGACGAGGTTACGGGCGTCACCACGTTCCTGGTCGAAAGGCGGGTGGACACGGGCGACATCCTCTGCCAGGAGACCGTGCCGATCGGACCGGAAGAAACGGCCGGCGAACTGCACGACCGCCTGTCCCGCGCCGGCGCGGACCTGCTGCTGCGCACGGTGGATGGGGTGGCGGACGGCCGCATAACGCCGCGGGCGCAGCGGGGCGAAGCGTCGCCGGCGCCGAGGATCTCCCGGGAGGACGGCCGTCTGGACTGGCGGCTGCCGGCCCGTACCATACACAACAGGATAAGGGGCCTGAACCCAATCCCCATGGCCTTCACCACCTGGCGCGGCCAGCGCCTCCGGATCATCTCGAGCCAGCCCGTCCGCCTGGAAGGGGAAGGGGGCGGCCCGCCCGGAGAGATAGTCTCCGCCGACGAACGCCGGGGCGTCACCGTGCAGACTGGGAAAGGCGGATTGAGACTGGACCGGGTGCAGCCCGAGGGCCGGAGCCGGATCGAAGGTGCGGAATTCGTGAGAGGATACCGTCCCGCGGCAGGCGACCTTCTCGGCGGGTCCTGA
- the def gene encoding peptide deformylase translates to MAVRPIRIYGDPVLREKARPVEDKTAALRLLAEDLVDTMSDAEGIGLAAPQIGETVRVYVVNLRAIGPELFLDRRGPSLDGEPEHLVLVNPCVVKREGAQTGDEGCLSFPDLFEKVTRPEVVRVEATDLDGCPIEIEGSGLLARVLVHEYDHLEGVLFIDHLSKLRQQFIRGKLRKLKESGQAV, encoded by the coding sequence ATGGCGGTCAGACCCATACGTATATACGGCGACCCGGTGCTCCGGGAGAAGGCGCGCCCGGTGGAGGATAAGACCGCGGCGCTGCGTCTACTCGCCGAGGACCTGGTCGACACAATGTCCGACGCGGAAGGCATCGGGCTCGCGGCTCCCCAGATCGGCGAGACCGTCCGAGTGTACGTGGTAAACCTCCGGGCGATCGGACCGGAACTCTTCCTGGACCGCCGGGGACCCTCCCTGGACGGAGAACCGGAACACCTGGTGCTGGTGAACCCGTGCGTCGTCAAGCGGGAAGGCGCGCAGACGGGCGACGAGGGATGCCTGAGTTTTCCCGATCTGTTCGAGAAGGTGACCCGGCCCGAGGTCGTGCGCGTCGAGGCAACGGACCTGGACGGGTGCCCCATCGAGATCGAGGGCAGCGGGCTGCTCGCGCGGGTCCTGGTCCACGAGTACGACCATCTGGAAGGCGTCCTGTTCATCGATCACCTCAGCAAGCTCCGCCAGCAGTTCATCCGCGGCAAACTGAGGAAGCTCAAGGAGAGCGGTCAGGCGGTCTGA
- the yajC gene encoding preprotein translocase subunit YajC, producing the protein MGPGGGGDASGPGFLISMIPILLMFAIIYLLLIRPQQKRQREHQAMLDALQNGDKVVTQGGIIGVVTGLKADTVTVRIADDVRIDLQRSAISRLISSKKGGKEE; encoded by the coding sequence ATGGGCCCCGGTGGCGGCGGCGACGCTTCCGGACCGGGTTTCCTGATCTCCATGATCCCCATCCTGTTGATGTTCGCGATCATCTACCTGCTGCTGATCCGTCCCCAGCAGAAGCGTCAGCGGGAACACCAGGCCATGCTGGACGCCCTGCAGAACGGGGACAAGGTGGTGACGCAGGGCGGGATCATCGGCGTCGTTACCGGTCTGAAGGCGGACACGGTTACGGTGCGCATCGCCGACGACGTCCGGATCGACCTGCAACGCAGCGCCATTTCCCGCCTGATCAGCAGCAAGAAAGGCGGCAAGGAAGAATAG
- the tgt gene encoding tRNA guanosine(34) transglycosylase Tgt, with amino-acid sequence MASLDFNLLARDPASNARAGRMKTQHGEIRTPVFMPVGTQATVKTLTPEELEAAGAQIILGNTYHLFLRPGHALIREMGGLHGFMNWRRPLLTDSGGYQVFSLSDLKSIQEEGVTFQSHIDGSRHLFTPESVMEIETALGADIIAPLDECPPYPCDYGYAKDSAALTLRWAERSRKRFDELEGERAHPQALFGIVQGSVYEDLRVDCARSLVDRGFDAYAIGGMSIGEPKPAMAALIDATVEHLPEDRPRYLMGAGTPEDLVDAVGRGIDMFDCVIPTREGRNGALYTRSGRINIYNARFRADAGPIDASCSCYACRTFSRSYVRHLYRAGEILGPRMGTLHNVHFYVGLVSEMGEAILEGRFGAWSRSFLTAYRSETARKEQPQ; translated from the coding sequence ATGGCTTCGCTGGACTTTAACCTGCTCGCCCGGGACCCGGCTTCGAACGCGCGGGCCGGCCGCATGAAGACCCAACACGGCGAAATCCGCACGCCGGTGTTCATGCCTGTGGGGACCCAGGCGACGGTGAAGACGCTGACGCCGGAGGAACTCGAAGCCGCCGGCGCGCAGATCATACTCGGCAACACCTACCACCTGTTTCTCCGGCCAGGACATGCATTGATCAGGGAGATGGGCGGGCTGCACGGCTTCATGAACTGGCGGCGGCCCCTGTTGACCGACAGCGGAGGCTACCAGGTGTTCAGCCTCTCGGACCTCAAGTCCATCCAGGAAGAGGGGGTGACCTTCCAATCGCACATCGACGGCTCGCGGCACCTGTTCACGCCGGAGTCCGTCATGGAAATCGAGACCGCCCTCGGCGCCGATATCATAGCGCCCCTCGACGAGTGCCCGCCCTATCCCTGCGACTACGGTTACGCGAAGGATTCCGCCGCGCTGACGCTGCGTTGGGCCGAGCGGTCCCGGAAGCGTTTCGACGAGCTGGAGGGAGAGAGGGCGCATCCCCAGGCGTTGTTCGGCATCGTGCAGGGAAGCGTATACGAAGACCTCCGGGTCGACTGCGCGCGGTCGCTGGTCGACCGGGGATTCGACGCCTACGCCATCGGAGGGATGTCGATCGGGGAGCCGAAACCGGCCATGGCGGCCCTGATCGACGCCACCGTCGAACACCTGCCGGAAGACCGGCCCCGTTACCTGATGGGCGCCGGGACGCCGGAAGACCTCGTCGACGCCGTGGGACGAGGGATCGACATGTTCGACTGCGTCATTCCCACCCGCGAGGGCCGGAACGGCGCGCTTTACACGCGCTCCGGACGCATCAATATCTACAACGCCCGCTTCAGGGCCGACGCCGGACCGATCGATGCATCCTGTTCCTGTTATGCCTGCCGGACTTTCAGCCGTTCGTACGTCCGGCACCTTTACCGCGCGGGAGAAATACTGGGTCCGAGAATGGGGACCCTGCACAACGTCCACTTCTACGTCGGCCTGGTCTCCGAAATGGGAGAAGCCATCCTGGAAGGCCGTTTTGGCGCTTGGAGCAGGTCGTTTCTGACCGCGTATCGCAGTGAGACCGCAAGAAAGGAGCAACCCCAGTGA
- a CDS encoding ABC transporter ATP-binding protein encodes MIEIVHLRKAFGKPVLTDVNLTIESGETMVIIGRSGCGKSVLLKHITGLLHPDGGTLLVDGRDVTRLYGAELDEIRKRFGFLFQGGALFDSMTVGENVGIALKVHTDRTEAEIGERVRTCLQMVGLSDVEEQKPAELSGGMRKRVGLARAIAMNPEYILYDEPTTGLDPIMADIINDLILDMNQRLSVTAIAVTHDMISAYKIADRIAMLHDGVIHMVGTPDEIRNCDDALVQQFILGRGEGPIKSLE; translated from the coding sequence ATGATCGAAATCGTACACCTGAGAAAAGCCTTCGGGAAACCGGTGCTGACGGACGTCAACCTGACCATCGAGTCCGGGGAGACCATGGTCATCATCGGCCGGAGCGGATGCGGCAAGAGCGTGCTGCTCAAGCACATTACGGGGTTGCTGCATCCGGACGGCGGAACGCTGCTGGTGGACGGCAGGGACGTGACCAGGCTGTACGGCGCGGAGCTGGACGAAATCCGGAAGCGGTTCGGTTTCCTGTTCCAGGGCGGCGCCCTCTTCGATTCCATGACCGTGGGCGAGAACGTGGGGATCGCACTGAAAGTACACACCGACCGGACCGAGGCGGAGATCGGCGAACGGGTCCGGACCTGCCTCCAGATGGTCGGCCTTTCCGACGTGGAGGAACAGAAGCCGGCGGAGCTTTCGGGCGGCATGCGCAAGAGAGTGGGACTCGCCAGGGCGATCGCCATGAATCCGGAGTACATTCTCTACGACGAACCCACCACGGGCCTGGACCCCATCATGGCGGACATCATCAACGACCTGATCCTGGACATGAACCAGCGGCTGTCGGTGACGGCGATCGCGGTGACCCACGACATGATCAGCGCGTACAAGATCGCGGACCGCATCGCCATGCTCCACGACGGGGTGATTCACATGGTGGGGACCCCGGACGAGATCCGGAACTGCGACGACGCGCTGGTGCAGCAGTTCATCCTGGGCCGCGGCGAAGGCCCCATCAAATCGCTGGAATAG
- the dnaB gene encoding replicative DNA helicase, whose protein sequence is MNSQSDGAERLPPQAVEAEAAVLGAMLLEQDAISIALEILDDTAFYRDAHRKIFSAIIALYDRNEPTDVITLSEELEKRHELPAVGGSFYLVGLTEGVSTAANVEYHARIVHEKSQGRKLINVATQIVSRAYESSEDTAELLDDAERMVFSLSQRDARRGFTQLNPILHDTFENIEKLHEQDTTVTGVPTGFTRLDEMTAGFQRGDLVIIAARPAMGKTALCLNIIRHVAVEAGVGVGLFSLEMTSHQLAQRMLCSEARVDSHLMRTGRLPGDAWSNLSIAVGALATAPVYIDETPALSVTEMRSRARRLMSEHDDIGLLAVDYMQLMRGPSDAENRQQEISTISRNLKALAKELDVPIVALSQLSRAVETRGGDGRPQLSDLRESGAIEQDADVVLFIYRPVRYAEGEEQEQNQAEIIIGKQRNGPVGTVDLVFVDRFARFENPDLYHEDPG, encoded by the coding sequence ATGAACAGCCAGAGCGACGGGGCGGAACGACTTCCGCCGCAGGCCGTGGAGGCGGAGGCGGCTGTCCTGGGCGCCATGCTGCTGGAGCAGGACGCCATATCGATCGCCCTCGAGATCCTTGACGATACCGCGTTCTACCGTGATGCGCACCGCAAGATCTTCAGCGCCATCATTGCCCTGTACGACCGGAACGAACCCACCGACGTGATCACCCTGAGTGAAGAACTGGAAAAGCGGCACGAACTGCCCGCCGTGGGGGGATCCTTCTACCTGGTCGGCCTGACGGAGGGCGTTTCGACGGCGGCCAACGTGGAATACCACGCCCGGATCGTGCACGAGAAGTCCCAGGGACGCAAGCTGATCAACGTGGCGACCCAGATCGTCTCCCGGGCCTATGAATCGTCGGAAGACACCGCGGAACTGCTGGACGACGCCGAGCGGATGGTGTTCTCCCTGTCCCAGCGCGACGCCCGCCGAGGTTTCACCCAGCTCAATCCCATTCTGCACGACACCTTCGAGAACATCGAAAAGCTCCACGAGCAGGACACCACCGTGACCGGCGTCCCCACGGGCTTTACCCGGCTGGACGAGATGACCGCCGGTTTCCAGCGCGGAGACCTGGTTATCATCGCGGCCCGTCCGGCCATGGGGAAGACGGCCCTATGCCTGAACATCATCCGCCACGTCGCGGTAGAGGCCGGGGTCGGCGTCGGCCTGTTCAGCCTCGAGATGACCAGCCACCAGCTGGCCCAGCGGATGCTGTGCAGCGAGGCGCGGGTGGATTCCCACCTGATGCGCACCGGCCGGCTGCCGGGAGACGCGTGGTCGAACCTGAGCATCGCGGTGGGGGCCCTCGCCACCGCGCCGGTATACATCGACGAGACGCCGGCGTTGTCGGTCACCGAAATGCGTTCCCGGGCGCGCAGACTGATGTCCGAGCATGACGACATCGGCCTGCTGGCTGTCGACTACATGCAGCTCATGCGGGGCCCGAGCGACGCGGAGAACAGGCAACAGGAGATCTCCACCATCTCCCGGAACCTGAAGGCCCTGGCCAAGGAGCTGGATGTTCCGATCGTCGCGCTGTCGCAGCTTTCCAGGGCGGTGGAGACCCGCGGTGGGGACGGCCGGCCGCAGCTGTCGGACTTGAGGGAATCGGGCGCGATCGAACAGGACGCCGACGTGGTGCTGTTCATCTACCGGCCCGTCCGTTACGCAGAAGGCGAGGAACAGGAGCAGAACCAGGCGGAAATCATCATCGGCAAGCAGCGCAACGGTCCCGTCGGAACGGTGGACCTGGTCTTCGTGGACCGTTTCGCCCGTTTCGAGAACCCGGATCTCTATCACGAAGACCCGGGCTGA
- a CDS encoding uracil-DNA glycosylase — MPEGLDKALPLPEQRRSAWSDRAGQPAGAGQPALAGQPAGAGQSAQVTSLEALYAKYHRCTACALGFKRKHFVFGSGNERADVMFVGEAPGAQEDEQGQPFVGQAGKLLTRILNAIDFTRDEVYITNILKCRPPNNRDPMPEEVDACDAILKEQIRLVQPRLICALGRVAAQALLKQNSSIRALRGRFHDYHGIKLLVTYHPSGLLRNAAYKRPTWEDVQLLRKEYDRIVQSDAQATPGAEVS; from the coding sequence CTGCCGGAGGGCCTGGACAAGGCGCTTCCGTTGCCAGAACAGAGGCGGTCAGCGTGGTCCGACCGAGCCGGTCAACCTGCCGGGGCCGGTCAACCTGCCCTAGCCGGCCAACCTGCCGGGGCCGGGCAGTCGGCCCAGGTAACCTCCCTCGAGGCCCTGTATGCGAAATACCATCGCTGCACGGCCTGCGCGCTGGGATTCAAGCGAAAGCACTTCGTATTCGGTTCCGGGAACGAGCGCGCCGACGTGATGTTCGTGGGCGAAGCGCCCGGCGCCCAGGAAGACGAACAGGGCCAGCCCTTCGTGGGCCAGGCGGGAAAGCTGCTGACCCGCATCCTGAATGCCATCGATTTCACCCGGGACGAGGTGTACATCACCAACATCCTGAAATGCCGGCCGCCGAACAACCGCGATCCAATGCCCGAAGAGGTCGACGCGTGCGACGCCATCCTGAAGGAGCAGATCCGCCTCGTACAGCCCAGGCTGATCTGCGCCCTCGGCCGCGTTGCGGCCCAGGCCCTGCTCAAGCAGAACAGTTCGATTCGAGCGCTGCGGGGCAGGTTCCACGACTATCACGGCATCAAACTGCTGGTGACGTACCACCCCTCCGGCCTGCTGCGCAATGCGGCTTACAAGCGGCCGACCTGGGAAGACGTGCAGCTGTTGCGGAAGGAATACGACCGCATCGTGCAGTCCGATGCACAGGCGACCCCGGGAGCTGAGGTCTCATGA
- the coaBC gene encoding bifunctional phosphopantothenoylcysteine decarboxylase/phosphopantothenate--cysteine ligase CoaBC, giving the protein MSRLKGRRIVLGVTGSISAYKAAEVVRGLVREQADVRVVMTREAGAFVGAVTFSALTAHPVAVDQFPDTGMAGEEHVDLAVWADTVAIAPATANIIGKMANGLGDDLLSTVMLACEAPCCLAPAMNFRMWRNEAVQSNLDRLRSRGVHVIEPEFGLLANGEEGDGRLAAPEQIVEAVAILADPDHDLAGCNVLVSAGPTAEDIDPVRCVTNRSSGKMGYALARAAARRGASVTLVAGPTHLQDPYGVAVEHVRTAGEMREAVLAGREGQHAVIMAAAVADYRPGVQAPRKTKKTEERLTLEMTRTADILAEVAAARPPVLIGFAAETHDGLDYARRKRADKDLDLVVYNDLTAEGAGFETDTNIVTLIHRDGREESLPLQSKSDVADRVMDEVAALLRNREVVPA; this is encoded by the coding sequence TCCGGGTGGTGATGACCCGGGAAGCCGGCGCGTTCGTCGGTGCCGTAACCTTCAGCGCGCTGACCGCCCATCCCGTGGCCGTCGATCAGTTTCCCGACACCGGGATGGCCGGTGAAGAACACGTCGACCTCGCGGTCTGGGCCGATACGGTGGCCATCGCGCCCGCCACGGCCAATATCATCGGCAAGATGGCGAACGGGCTGGGCGACGACCTGCTCTCCACCGTGATGCTGGCCTGCGAAGCGCCTTGCTGCCTGGCGCCGGCCATGAATTTCCGCATGTGGAGAAATGAAGCCGTCCAGTCGAACCTCGACCGCCTCAGGAGCCGGGGCGTTCACGTCATCGAACCGGAATTCGGCCTGCTGGCCAACGGCGAGGAGGGGGACGGGAGGCTGGCGGCGCCGGAGCAGATCGTGGAAGCGGTCGCCATCCTTGCCGATCCCGACCACGACCTGGCCGGATGCAACGTGCTGGTGAGCGCCGGCCCCACGGCGGAGGATATCGACCCCGTCCGGTGCGTCACGAACCGCTCCAGCGGAAAGATGGGTTACGCCCTCGCAAGGGCCGCGGCCCGGCGTGGCGCGTCGGTCACGCTCGTAGCGGGACCCACGCACCTCCAGGATCCTTACGGGGTCGCCGTGGAACACGTACGGACCGCCGGTGAAATGCGCGAAGCCGTTCTGGCCGGCCGCGAAGGCCAGCATGCCGTGATCATGGCGGCGGCCGTGGCGGATTACCGGCCGGGCGTCCAGGCCCCCCGGAAGACGAAGAAGACGGAGGAACGTCTTACGCTGGAGATGACGCGGACCGCCGATATCCTCGCGGAAGTGGCCGCCGCCCGCCCGCCCGTACTGATCGGCTTTGCCGCGGAGACCCATGACGGTCTCGACTACGCGCGCCGGAAGCGGGCGGACAAGGACCTGGACCTGGTGGTCTACAACGACCTCACCGCCGAGGGCGCCGGATTCGAGACGGATACGAATATCGTCACCCTGATACACCGCGACGGCCGCGAGGAATCCCTGCCCCTGCAATCCAAGTCCGACGTGGCGGACCGCGTCATGGACGAAGTTGCCGCCCTGCTGAGAAACCGGGAAGTCGTTCCCGCATGA